The nucleotide window GCGTCGGTCGGTGAAGCCGCATGTTCACCGCCGCGGATTTCAAGCGCGATCGGGACCGCCAGGATATTTTTGTACGCCGCGTCTGGCGGTCCCACCCCTCTCTCCGGCGAGAGGCCAACTCACAGCCAAGGTGCCGGCTGGTCCATCGCGATCAGTTGCTCGACCGTGATGCGCGGACGCACCACCGCGACCTGATCGTCCTTCACCAGCACTTCCGGCACCAGCGGACGGGTGTTGTAAGTACACGCCTGCACCGCGCCATAGGCGCCCGAGGTCATGATGGCGATCAGATCGCCGGCCTTCAGCTCCGGCAGCTTGCGGTCGAGCGCAAGGTAATCACCGGTCTCGCACACCGGGCCGACGACATCCGCCACCATGCTGGCTGCGCCGGGCGCCGGCTGCTGCACGGCGACGATCTCGTGATACGCCTCGTACAATGTGGGGCGGATCAGGTCGTTCATCGCCGCATCGATGATCACGAAGGTCTTGCCGTCGCCGTGCTTCACGTAGATTACGCGTGCGACCAGGATGCCGGCGTTGCCGACGATCATCCGCCCCGGCTCGAACAGCAGCGCGCAGCCGAGATTGTGGGTGACGCGCTTGACCATCTCCGCATAGGCGAACGGCTCCGGCGGCGCGTCGCGGTCCTCGTAGTACGGGATGCCGAGCCCGCCGCCGAAATCGACGTGGCTGACGGTGTGGCCGTCGCCGCGCAGCACGTGAACGAATTCGGCGACCTTGCGGAACGCCGCTTCCATCGGCGCCAGATCGATGATCTGGCTGCCGATATGGACATCGACGCCGGTGACCTGGATGCCCGGCAGCCTGGCGGCGCGGGCATAGACTTCGCGGGCGTGACGGATCGGGATGCCGAACTTGTTCTCGGACTTGCCGGTCGAGATCTTGGCGTGGGTGCCGGAATCGACGTCCGGATTGACCCGCAGCGAAATCCGCGCGGTGCGGCCGGTCTCGACCGCGAGCCGCGACAGCAGTTCGAGCTCGGGTTCGGATTCGACGTTGAGGCACTTGATGTCGTGGGCGAGCGCGGCGCGCAGCTCGGCCTCGGTCTTGCCGACGCCGGAGAACACGATCTTGCCCGGCGGAATCCCGGCAGCCAGCGCGCGCTGCAATTCGCCGCCCGACACCACGTCGGCGCCGGCGCCGAGCCTCGCCAGCGTGCGCAGCACCGACTGATTGGAATTCGCCTTCATGGCGTAGCACACCAGCGCATCGAGGCCGGCGAAGGCCTCGGTGAATACCCGGTAGTGTCGCTCCAGCGTGGCGGTGGAGTAGCAATAGAACGGCGTGCCGACGTCCTTGGCGATCGACGCAAGGCTGACGCTTTCGGCGTGCAGCACGCCGTCGCGATAGTCGAAATGACGCATCTTGGCGCTTAGTCCAGCAGCGGATCGAGAATGGTGCTTCGCTTCCGCCCCTTGGCGGCGGACGGCGGCGCGTTGGTGCCGTAGGACGAGTCGAACACGTCGCCCTTGGCCTCCGGCGTGCTCGCCGGCGCCGCCGACGGGGTGTCGGCCGCGCCCGGCGGCAGATCGAGGCCGCCTTTACGGCCGCAGCCCGACAATGCCAGCGTCGCCGCCACAATCACCAGAAGCGCCCATCGCGATGGGCTGGTCACGCGATTCACGTCGAATATCCCCAATTGGCGCGGCACCATACCGAGATTGCGCCGCGCTGGCGAGCCCCCGAAAAACCGCCGGACGGCCGCCGCCTCAGCGAGATTTGCGGCCCTTGGCGAGCCGCTTGAGCCAGGCGTTGGCCTGGCTGCGGACGTTCTTCGGCGCGGTGCCGCCGTAGGAGGTGCGGCTCTTGACCGAGGATTCGACGCTGAGCACCGCCAGCACGTCCTTGGTGATGCGCTTTTCGATCCCCTGCATCTCGGCGAGCGGCAGTTCGTGCAGCGCCACCCCCTTCTTGGCGGCGAGGCCGACGATCCGGCCGGTGACGTGGTGCGCCTCGCGGAACGGCATCTTCAGCGTCCGCACCAGCCAGTCGGCCAGATCGGTGGCGGTGGCATAGCCCTCGCCCGCGGCCGCCTTCATCCGCTCCGGCTCCGGCTCGAGGTCGCGAACCATGCCGGTGATCGCGCGGATCGCCAGCGACAGCGCGGCGAAGCCTTCCATCGCGCCCTGCTTGTCTTCCTGCATGTCCTTCTGATAGGCGAGCGGCAGGCCCTTCATCACGATCAACAGGCCGTTCAGCGCGCCGATCACCCGGCCGGTCTTGGCGCGGACCAGCTCGGCAGCGTCCGGATTGCGCTTCTGCGGCATGATCGAGGAGCCGGTGGTGAACTTGTCCGACAGCCGGATCAGGCCGACCAGCGGCGAGGTCCAGATCACGATCTCTTCGGCGAAGCGCGACAGATGCACGGCGCAGATCGACGCCGCCGACAACGTCTCCAGCACGAAGTCGCGGTCCGACACCGCATCGAGCGAATTGGCCATCG belongs to Rhodopseudomonas palustris and includes:
- the lysA gene encoding diaminopimelate decarboxylase, with the protein product MRHFDYRDGVLHAESVSLASIAKDVGTPFYCYSTATLERHYRVFTEAFAGLDALVCYAMKANSNQSVLRTLARLGAGADVVSGGELQRALAAGIPPGKIVFSGVGKTEAELRAALAHDIKCLNVESEPELELLSRLAVETGRTARISLRVNPDVDSGTHAKISTGKSENKFGIPIRHAREVYARAARLPGIQVTGVDVHIGSQIIDLAPMEAAFRKVAEFVHVLRGDGHTVSHVDFGGGLGIPYYEDRDAPPEPFAYAEMVKRVTHNLGCALLFEPGRMIVGNAGILVARVIYVKHGDGKTFVIIDAAMNDLIRPTLYEAYHEIVAVQQPAPGAASMVADVVGPVCETGDYLALDRKLPELKAGDLIAIMTSGAYGAVQACTYNTRPLVPEVLVKDDQVAVVRPRITVEQLIAMDQPAPWL
- the lptM gene encoding LPS translocon maturation chaperone LptM — translated: MVPRQLGIFDVNRVTSPSRWALLVIVAATLALSGCGRKGGLDLPPGAADTPSAAPASTPEAKGDVFDSSYGTNAPPSAAKGRKRSTILDPLLD
- the argH gene encoding argininosuccinate lyase — its product is MSNKMWGGRFTDRPDAIMEEINVSIDVDRHLYAQDITASKAHAAMLAAQGIITANDAKNIGKGLDTILSEIGAGKFTFKRALEDIHMNVESRLAELIGPAAGRLHTARSRNDQVATDFRLYVRDVLDETDAALAALQQALAERALEQADTVMPGFTHLQTAQPVTFGHHLMAYVEMVARDRGRFQDARKRLNESPLGAAALAGTSFPIDRHATAARLGFDRPMANSLDAVSDRDFVLETLSAASICAVHLSRFAEEIVIWTSPLVGLIRLSDKFTTGSSIMPQKRNPDAAELVRAKTGRVIGALNGLLIVMKGLPLAYQKDMQEDKQGAMEGFAALSLAIRAITGMVRDLEPEPERMKAAAGEGYATATDLADWLVRTLKMPFREAHHVTGRIVGLAAKKGVALHELPLAEMQGIEKRITKDVLAVLSVESSVKSRTSYGGTAPKNVRSQANAWLKRLAKGRKSR